Proteins from a single region of Bacteroidota bacterium:
- a CDS encoding aspartate-semialdehyde dehydrogenase has translation MKVAIIGATGLVGNVMVKVLEERTFRVTEFLPVASKRSVGRDVSFRGRTYKVMSMDEAITQKPQIALFSAGSATSMEWAHKFASAGAVVIDNSSAWRMHPDIKLVIPEINANVIKKRDRIIANPNCSTIQMLMPLYPLYKKYGIKRIVVSTYQSVTGTGMRAVEQLMNERKNIPSEKVYPFPIDLNIIPQIADFNEEGYTKEEVKMTEETKKILDDKKVKVTATCVRIPVVGGHSESVNVEFKKEFKIEDVRRILSDTKGVALQDDFRNSKYPMPIYVQNKDDVFVGRIRRDNTQPKTLNMWNCADNLRKGAATNAVQIAEYMVAKKLV, from the coding sequence ATGAAAGTAGCAATTATAGGTGCAACAGGATTAGTTGGAAATGTAATGGTAAAAGTTCTTGAGGAAAGAACATTTCGTGTAACTGAATTTCTTCCCGTAGCATCCAAACGTTCCGTTGGAAGGGATGTAAGTTTTCGAGGACGTACTTATAAAGTAATGAGTATGGATGAAGCAATTACTCAGAAACCGCAGATTGCGTTGTTCTCTGCCGGCTCGGCAACTAGCATGGAATGGGCACATAAGTTTGCGAGCGCGGGTGCAGTGGTGATTGACAATTCTTCTGCATGGCGAATGCACCCCGATATCAAACTCGTGATTCCTGAAATAAATGCGAATGTGATTAAGAAAAGAGACCGCATTATTGCAAATCCGAATTGCTCAACCATTCAAATGCTGATGCCTTTGTATCCGCTCTATAAAAAATATGGAATAAAAAGAATTGTTGTTTCTACTTATCAATCTGTAACAGGAACGGGTATGAGAGCCGTTGAACAATTGATGAATGAGCGGAAAAATATTCCTTCTGAAAAAGTTTATCCTTTCCCGATTGACCTGAACATTATTCCGCAGATTGCTGATTTCAATGAAGAAGGTTACACCAAAGAAGAAGTAAAAATGACGGAAGAAACTAAAAAAATTCTGGATGATAAAAAAGTGAAGGTTACTGCCACCTGCGTGCGCATTCCTGTAGTCGGAGGTCATAGCGAGTCAGTAAATGTGGAGTTCAAAAAAGAATTCAAAATAGAAGATGTACGCAGAATTCTTTCCGATACAAAAGGAGTAGCGCTGCAAGATGATTTTCGCAACAGCAAATATCCCATGCCTATTTATGTTCAGAATAAGGACGATGTGTTTGTGGGAAGAATCCGCAGAGACAACACGCAACCCAAAACGCTAAACATGTGGAACTGTGCCGATAACCTTCGCAAAGGCGCTGCCACTAATGCAGTTCAGATTGCAGAATATATGGTTGCGAAAAAATTAGTTTGA
- a CDS encoding efflux RND transporter periplasmic adaptor subunit: MKKPLILIGSGIIIIATILGIKSCSNSGATEVTIEKVQRRTIVETVSANGKIQPEVELKISSDVSGEIVELNIKEGDHVEKGDIVAKIKPNTYQSALDRAQASMNTMQANLANSKAQLTQIKAQFANAEATFERNKKLFDQGAISQADFLNAKSSYETAKAQVEASEENVKASAFNIGSAQASVNEAQENLNKTSIFAPVSGTVSKLSKKKGERVAGNQFAEGTEIMILANLNEMQVNVDVNENDIVRVHLHDTADIEVDAYLGRKFKGIVTDIANSANTSTTTVATDQVTNFTVKIRILQESYKDLMKENVSPFRPGMSATVDIHTKRAVNVFSLPIQAVTTRSDSAMNTSEKKKEENFDAKVVDEKQKKLEENKLQKSFKTQECVFVFENGKVRLQKVKTGIQDNLAIEITEGIKEGDEVVNGPYNAVAKTLKDGMAVKKSEKSEIVSKWKQQ; the protein is encoded by the coding sequence ATGAAAAAGCCACTCATATTAATAGGAAGCGGAATAATAATTATCGCAACCATTCTGGGAATAAAAAGCTGCTCGAACAGCGGTGCAACGGAAGTTACCATCGAAAAAGTTCAGCGCAGAACAATTGTTGAAACTGTTTCTGCGAATGGGAAAATTCAGCCGGAGGTTGAATTGAAAATTTCTTCAGATGTATCGGGAGAAATTGTTGAGTTGAATATAAAAGAAGGCGACCATGTGGAGAAAGGCGACATTGTTGCAAAAATAAAACCGAACACGTATCAATCTGCACTTGACCGCGCGCAAGCGAGCATGAACACCATGCAGGCAAATCTTGCCAATTCAAAAGCGCAACTTACACAAATCAAAGCGCAGTTCGCAAACGCAGAAGCAACTTTTGAGCGCAATAAAAAATTATTTGACCAGGGAGCCATTTCACAGGCAGATTTTCTGAATGCAAAATCTTCCTATGAAACTGCCAAAGCGCAAGTGGAAGCATCGGAAGAAAATGTAAAGGCATCTGCCTTTAATATTGGCAGCGCGCAAGCATCAGTGAATGAAGCGCAGGAAAATCTGAACAAGACATCTATTTTTGCTCCCGTGAGCGGAACGGTTTCGAAACTCAGCAAGAAAAAAGGCGAGCGCGTGGCAGGAAATCAGTTTGCAGAAGGAACAGAGATTATGATTCTCGCCAACCTGAACGAAATGCAGGTGAATGTGGATGTAAATGAAAATGACATTGTGCGCGTGCATCTGCACGATACTGCCGATATTGAAGTGGATGCTTATCTTGGCAGAAAATTCAAAGGTATTGTTACCGACATTGCAAATTCCGCAAACACTTCAACCACCACTGTTGCTACTGACCAGGTTACAAATTTCACAGTAAAAATCCGAATACTGCAGGAGTCGTATAAAGATTTGATGAAGGAAAATGTTTCGCCTTTTCGTCCTGGAATGTCTGCCACCGTTGATATTCATACCAAGCGCGCTGTGAATGTTTTTTCGCTTCCAATTCAGGCAGTGACTACTCGCAGCGATTCGGCTATGAATACAAGTGAAAAAAAGAAAGAAGAAAACTTTGATGCAAAAGTTGTTGATGAAAAACAAAAAAAGTTGGAAGAAAATAAATTGCAAAAAAGTTTTAAGACGCAAGAATGTGTTTTTGTTTTTGAAAACGGAAAGGTTCGTCTGCAAAAAGTGAAAACCGGGATTCAGGATAACCTGGCAATTGAAATTACAGAGGGAATTAAAGAAGGCGATGAAGTGGTGAATGGACCGTACAACGCAGTTGCAAAAACTCTGAAAGACGGAATGGCTGTGAAAAAATCTGAGAAGAGCGAAATTGTTTCTAAGTGGAAGCAGCAATAA
- a CDS encoding 50S ribosomal protein L25/general stress protein Ctc: protein MKMLTLSGSQRKSLGKKGTHELRKEGKVPCILYGGKDVLHFEAIEKDFKPLVYSPDIHLVKLDVAGKKVDAIVKEIQFHPVTDGIMHVDFLEVIADKPVVMDIPVKFNGTAAGVREGGQMLKKLTKIRVKGLISKIPATIELNVESLKIGDYIRIKDIKYDGVTFLHEPTVTIVAVKTTRVVVEETPVAAATTATAATPAAGAAAPAGTTPAPDAKAATPVKEEKKEEKKK from the coding sequence ATGAAAATGCTCACACTCTCCGGCTCGCAGCGGAAATCTCTCGGCAAAAAAGGAACACATGAACTTCGCAAAGAAGGAAAAGTTCCGTGCATTCTTTACGGAGGAAAAGATGTTCTCCATTTCGAAGCAATTGAAAAAGATTTCAAGCCGCTCGTTTATTCTCCCGATATTCATCTTGTAAAACTGGATGTGGCAGGAAAAAAAGTTGATGCCATTGTGAAAGAAATTCAATTCCATCCGGTAACTGACGGAATCATGCACGTTGATTTTCTCGAAGTGATTGCTGACAAACCTGTGGTGATGGATATTCCTGTGAAGTTCAACGGAACCGCGGCAGGCGTAAGAGAAGGCGGACAAATGCTGAAGAAACTCACGAAGATTCGTGTGAAAGGATTAATTTCAAAAATCCCCGCAACGATTGAATTGAATGTTGAATCATTGAAAATTGGCGACTATATCCGAATCAAAGACATTAAATACGATGGCGTAACTTTTCTTCATGAACCAACAGTTACTATTGTTGCTGTGAAAACAACTCGTGTTGTTGTAGAAGAAACCCCGGTGGCAGCCGCAACTACGGCAACCGCAGCAACGCCAGCAGCAGGAGCAGCAGCACCCGCAGGAACAACGCCTGCCCCCGATGCGAAAGCCGCAACTCCAGTCAAAGAAGAAAAGAAAGAAGAAAAGAAAAAATAA
- a CDS encoding sigma-54-dependent Fis family transcriptional regulator, which yields MDIRDIKNRFSIIGSSPLLDRAIDVAMQVAPTDLSVLITGESGTGKEVFPQIIHQLSARKHGPYIAVNCGAIPEGTIDSELFGHEKGSFTGAHEARKGYFEVANGGTIFLDEVAEMPLATQARLLRVLESGEFIKVGSSKVLKTNVRVVAASNVNIPDAVAKGRFREDLYYRLNTVPIAVPSLRERREDIPLLFRKFAGDFAGKHRIPPVKLNAEAEKLLQEYSWQGNVRQLKNITEQISIIEKTRDINSETLQKYLPETQVTKHPTLYKGGDGEFNERELLYKVLFDMRKDVSDLKRIVFGMLQGRNDFHPETVENLSDETTILNDKPVILHQKPTAHIDEHVEEHEEVEEPLSLEEKEIEMIKKALSKYKGRRNKAAKELGISERTLYRKITRYGLEE from the coding sequence ATGGACATCAGAGATATAAAAAATAGATTTTCCATTATTGGAAGTTCTCCGCTTCTTGACCGGGCGATTGATGTTGCCATGCAGGTTGCGCCTACCGATTTGAGCGTGCTGATTACGGGCGAGAGCGGAACGGGCAAGGAAGTGTTTCCGCAAATCATTCATCAACTCAGCGCACGCAAGCACGGGCCGTACATCGCGGTGAACTGCGGTGCAATTCCCGAAGGCACGATTGATTCGGAACTGTTCGGGCACGAGAAAGGTTCGTTCACCGGAGCGCACGAGGCGCGCAAAGGATATTTTGAAGTGGCGAATGGCGGGACAATTTTTTTGGATGAAGTTGCCGAAATGCCATTGGCTACGCAGGCGCGTTTGCTCCGCGTGCTGGAGAGCGGGGAGTTTATTAAAGTGGGTTCCTCGAAAGTTTTGAAAACGAATGTACGTGTGGTGGCCGCTTCGAACGTAAATATTCCTGATGCGGTTGCGAAGGGAAGGTTTCGCGAAGATTTATATTATCGGTTGAATACCGTTCCTATTGCTGTTCCATCTTTGCGCGAACGCAGGGAAGATATTCCATTGCTCTTCCGAAAATTCGCAGGAGATTTTGCAGGCAAGCATCGGATTCCTCCTGTGAAATTGAATGCGGAAGCAGAAAAATTACTGCAGGAATATTCCTGGCAGGGAAACGTGCGCCAGTTGAAAAATATTACCGAACAGATTTCCATCATTGAGAAAACACGAGACATCAATTCTGAAACACTTCAAAAATATTTACCCGAAACCCAAGTCACAAAACATCCCACACTTTACAAAGGAGGTGACGGAGAATTCAATGAGCGGGAACTTCTCTACAAAGTTTTATTCGACATGCGGAAAGATGTTTCTGATTTAAAAAGAATTGTTTTTGGAATGCTGCAGGGAAGAAATGATTTCCATCCTGAAACAGTAGAAAATCTTTCGGACGAAACAACTATTCTAAATGATAAGCCAGTAATACTTCATCAAAAACCAACTGCGCATATTGACGAGCATGTGGAAGAACACGAAGAAGTGGAAGAGCCACTCTCGCTTGAAGAAAAAGAAATTGAGATGATTAAAAAAGCGCTCAGCAAATACAAAGGCAGACGAAACAAAGCGGCAAAGGAATTGGGAATTTCAGAGCGCACGCTTTACAGGAAAATTACTCGATACGGATTAGAAGAATAA
- the mscL gene encoding large conductance mechanosensitive channel protein MscL, whose product MGLIKEFKQFAMRGNLVDMAVAVVIGASFNKVVSAFIDGMVMPLIGKLFLEIDLSKVKYILQHEVKDGDKIITPEVAIQVGGFMTQIIDFTIVAFALFLLVKAMNRIRKTESTSATKTEILLTEIRDSIKEKK is encoded by the coding sequence ATGGGGCTCATAAAAGAATTCAAGCAGTTTGCCATGCGTGGCAATTTGGTTGATATGGCGGTTGCAGTGGTAATCGGAGCTTCATTCAATAAAGTAGTTTCTGCATTTATTGATGGAATGGTAATGCCGCTTATAGGAAAATTGTTTCTTGAAATAGATTTATCAAAAGTGAAATATATTCTTCAGCACGAAGTGAAGGATGGAGATAAAATTATTACTCCCGAAGTTGCTATTCAGGTTGGAGGGTTTATGACGCAAATAATTGATTTCACCATTGTGGCATTCGCGCTGTTCTTGCTTGTAAAGGCAATGAATCGCATACGAAAAACAGAATCAACTTCAGCCACTAAAACAGAAATCCTTCTAACTGAAATTCGCGATTCAATTAAAGAGAAAAAGTAA
- the tsaB gene encoding tRNA (adenosine(37)-N6)-threonylcarbamoyltransferase complex dimerization subunit type 1 TsaB has translation MPKQSPLILCLETSTKICSVALGQNGNVVALKESSEEKYSHAENLTVYIQEVCSQAKISLKDIDAVAVSKGPGSFTGLRIGVSTAKGLCYALEKPLIGINSLEAIAAGQVKSQKSKVKSLFAPMIDAKRMEVYCAVYDKELNEIKKTSAEIIDENSFSGLLGKNKIYFFGDGSAKCKSQIKHSNAVFIDDATPSAEFMIPIAKKYFLENKFEDLAYYEPFYLKDFVSPSTLLRVNSARSNYSSNPYRVIFL, from the coding sequence ATGCCAAAGCAATCTCCCCTTATACTTTGTTTAGAAACTTCCACTAAAATTTGCTCCGTTGCACTCGGACAAAATGGAAACGTAGTTGCGCTGAAAGAATCTTCTGAAGAAAAATATTCTCACGCAGAAAATCTCACAGTTTATATTCAGGAAGTTTGTTCGCAAGCAAAAATTTCTTTAAAAGATATTGATGCCGTTGCAGTAAGCAAAGGCCCCGGCTCATTTACCGGTTTACGTATTGGAGTTTCAACTGCGAAGGGATTGTGTTATGCGCTGGAGAAACCGTTGATTGGAATTAATTCGTTGGAAGCAATAGCGGCCGGGCAAGTCAAAAGTCAAAAGTCAAAAGTCAAAAGTTTATTTGCCCCGATGATAGATGCCAAACGAATGGAAGTTTATTGCGCAGTATACGATAAAGAGTTAAATGAAATCAAAAAAACTTCTGCAGAAATTATTGACGAGAATTCATTTTCCGGTTTATTGGGAAAAAATAAAATCTATTTTTTCGGAGACGGTTCTGCAAAATGCAAATCACAAATCAAACACTCAAATGCTGTTTTCATTGATGATGCAACTCCTTCTGCGGAATTCATGATTCCGATTGCGAAAAAATATTTTTTGGAAAATAAATTTGAAGACCTTGCGTACTATGAGCCGTTCTACTTAAAGGATTTTGTAAGCCCTTCGACTTTGCTCAGGGTAAATTCAGCGCGAAGTAATTATTCTTCTAATCCGTATCGAGTAATTTTCCTGTAA
- a CDS encoding superoxide dismutase — protein sequence MAFELPKLPYAYNALEPHIDARTMEIHHTKHHNAYVTNLNNAIAGKPEEKLSIEEICKSVSKYAPAVRNNGGGHYNHSMFWTIMKQDGGGEPTGILSDAIKSAFGSFNDFKTQFNNAATTRFGSGWAWLVSQNGKLAIGSTPNQDNPLMDVSDLKGFPVIGLDVWEHAYYLNYQNRRPDYINAWWNVINWDEAAKRFSSAK from the coding sequence ATGGCATTCGAACTACCAAAATTACCTTACGCATACAACGCGCTTGAGCCGCATATTGATGCGCGCACAATGGAAATTCACCATACCAAGCATCACAATGCATATGTCACTAATCTGAATAATGCAATTGCAGGAAAGCCCGAGGAAAAACTTTCCATAGAAGAAATTTGCAAGAGCGTTTCAAAATATGCTCCGGCAGTCCGTAACAACGGAGGCGGGCATTACAATCACTCCATGTTCTGGACAATTATGAAACAGGACGGAGGCGGTGAACCAACAGGAATTTTATCAGATGCAATTAAATCTGCTTTCGGTTCTTTCAACGATTTCAAAACACAGTTTAATAATGCAGCAACAACCCGCTTTGGTTCAGGATGGGCTTGGCTCGTTTCGCAGAATGGAAAATTGGCAATCGGCTCAACTCCTAATCAGGATAACCCGCTGATGGATGTTTCCGACCTGAAAGGATTTCCCGTTATCGGGCTGGATGTTTGGGAACACGCTTATTATCTCAACTATCAAAACCGCAGGCCTGATTACATTAATGCATGGTGGAATGTGATTAACTGGGATGAAGCGGCAAAAAGATTTTCTTCAGCAAAATAA
- the miaB gene encoding tRNA (N6-isopentenyl adenosine(37)-C2)-methylthiotransferase MiaB, which translates to MDIYGNKVIEEAKQGEALMLSTSPLVEGRGEVKKLFLESYGCAMNFSDSEIVASILSGKGYSTTADFNEADLILINTCAIREGAEQRVRGRLKTFNTLKKKNPKLMIGVLGCMAERLKEKFLEQEKIVDIVVGPDAYRDLPNLIESVEGGQKAVNVLLSLEETYADINPVRLDSNGVTAFISITRGCDNMCSFCVVPFTRGRERSREPESIVNEAKNLFEQGYREVTLLGQNVDSYLWAGGKAKKELNLQGFQNLEGCVTFAQLLEMVAKVSPDLRIRFSTSNPQDMTDDVLHTIVKNENICNYIHLPVQSGSSTMLERMNRGYRREKYLERISAIRRIIPDCGISTDIITGFCGETDEEHADTISLMKEIKFDFAYMFAYSERPGTLAQKKYNDDVPEELKKKRLQEVIDLQMEHSSERTKKGLGKIHRVLIEGVSKKSSERLYGRNSQNTVVVFPRGNHNKGEYVNVLINEVTPATMLGEVI; encoded by the coding sequence ATGGATATCTACGGAAATAAAGTAATTGAAGAAGCAAAGCAAGGCGAAGCACTGATGCTTTCTACCTCTCCTTTGGTAGAGGGTCGGGGTGAGGTCAAGAAATTATTTCTCGAAAGCTACGGATGCGCCATGAATTTTTCCGACAGCGAAATTGTGGCGAGTATTCTTTCGGGAAAGGGATATTCCACCACCGCAGATTTCAACGAAGCCGATTTAATTTTGATAAACACCTGTGCCATCCGCGAAGGAGCCGAGCAGCGTGTGCGTGGAAGATTAAAAACTTTCAACACGCTCAAAAAGAAAAACCCGAAACTAATGATTGGCGTTTTGGGATGCATGGCAGAACGACTGAAAGAAAAATTTCTGGAACAGGAAAAAATTGTAGATATCGTTGTTGGTCCCGATGCATACCGCGACTTGCCTAATTTAATCGAAAGTGTTGAAGGCGGACAAAAAGCCGTGAATGTTTTGCTCTCGCTTGAAGAAACCTATGCCGATATAAATCCCGTTCGCCTCGATTCAAACGGAGTAACCGCCTTCATCAGCATCACGCGCGGATGCGATAATATGTGTTCGTTTTGTGTGGTACCGTTCACGCGCGGAAGAGAAAGAAGCCGTGAGCCCGAAAGCATTGTGAACGAAGCGAAGAATTTATTTGAGCAAGGGTACAGAGAAGTAACTCTTCTCGGGCAGAATGTGGATTCTTATTTATGGGCGGGTGGAAAAGCGAAAAAAGAATTAAACCTTCAAGGTTTTCAAAACCTTGAAGGTTGTGTAACATTCGCTCAACTTTTAGAAATGGTCGCCAAAGTTTCTCCCGATTTGCGAATTCGTTTTTCTACTTCCAATCCACAGGATATGACCGATGATGTTCTGCACACGATTGTGAAAAACGAAAACATCTGCAACTATATTCATCTTCCCGTGCAGAGCGGAAGTTCAACCATGTTAGAAAGAATGAACCGTGGCTACAGAAGAGAAAAATATTTAGAACGCATTTCTGCAATCCGAAGAATTATTCCCGACTGCGGAATTTCTACCGATATCATTACGGGCTTCTGCGGAGAAACGGATGAAGAACATGCCGATACAATTTCACTGATGAAAGAAATAAAATTTGATTTTGCATATATGTTTGCTTACAGCGAACGACCGGGAACACTCGCTCAAAAAAAATATAATGATGATGTTCCGGAAGAACTCAAGAAAAAAAGATTACAGGAGGTGATTGACTTGCAAATGGAACATTCTTCCGAGCGCACAAAAAAAGGTTTGGGGAAAATTCACAGGGTTTTAATCGAAGGGGTTTCAAAAAAATCTTCTGAAAGATTGTACGGAAGAAATTCTCAGAACACGGTGGTTGTTTTTCCAAGAGGAAATCACAATAAAGGTGAGTATGTAAACGTCTTGATAAATGAAGTGACACCAGCAACAATGTTGGGAGAAGTTATTTAA
- a CDS encoding aminoacyl-tRNA hydrolase, translated as MSNKFLILGLGNPGEEYDNTRHNIGFKILDSFAHSLKVQFENSRLAFIAEGKIKNKLFFLIKPTTFMNLSGKAVNYYLQKEKIPLQNLLVITDDVALPLGAIRIRAKGSDGGHNGLKSINEILVSGPDSYRDYARLRFGIGNEYPKGAQVNYVLGKWTNDELKIISPRIELASEAIKDFGLMGIEKTMNAYNSK; from the coding sequence ATGTCAAATAAATTTCTCATACTCGGTTTAGGAAATCCTGGCGAAGAATACGATAACACGCGCCATAATATCGGATTCAAAATTTTAGATTCGTTTGCTCATTCACTAAAAGTTCAGTTTGAAAATTCCCGGTTGGCTTTTATTGCGGAGGGGAAAATTAAAAACAAACTTTTTTTTCTCATCAAGCCAACCACATTTATGAACCTGAGCGGCAAAGCGGTAAATTATTATCTGCAGAAAGAAAAAATTCCCCTTCAGAATTTATTGGTGATAACCGATGATGTGGCGCTTCCGCTTGGTGCAATCCGCATTCGCGCGAAAGGAAGCGATGGCGGCCACAATGGATTAAAAAGCATTAATGAAATTTTAGTTTCAGGTCCCGATAGCTATCGGGATTATGCGCGGCTTCGTTTCGGAATCGGCAATGAATATCCCAAAGGCGCACAGGTAAATTACGTTCTTGGAAAATGGACAAATGATGAACTGAAAATTATTTCTCCGAGAATTGAACTTGCTTCCGAAGCCATAAAAGATTTCGGGTTAATGGGAATAGAAAAAACAATGAATGCTTACAACAGCAAATAG
- a CDS encoding TolC family protein, with protein sequence MRILLFLFPIFHFSFLFAQEQAQPWNLQQCIEWALQHNIQVKQNILNEKSSEESLLQSRAQLLPSLNGNASNSYNSGKKIDPFTNQFTSSGFTLSQNFSLSTSMTLFSGFSNLNTIKQNQYTTLASQYDVQKMQNDISLQVASAYLQILLAQELLSVAQNQQDITKLQVERTQKLVDVGNLPKGNLFDIQAQFASEGVNVVNAENSLALASLNLVQMLNLDTIKNFSIAKPEITLPADVILNTTPAQVYEAASSKMPEIKSAEFKLRSSEKSIAVARAGMFPKLSVSASYGTGYSGASKEIKSVVPDGYDTTGFTTGGQYVLAPKFSYDYQPIPYSTQYKNNVNKSVGFYLSVPLFNNMQTHTAVQRAKISMQSAQLTLQLQKDNLRKTIQQSYNDAMSAMKKFSATQKAVSAMEESFKYMEQRFTVGAATSTEYNDSKNKLIKAKSDLLQSKYDAVFKMKVLDFYQGKPITL encoded by the coding sequence ATGAGGATTCTTCTTTTTCTTTTTCCGATTTTTCATTTTTCATTTTTGTTTGCACAAGAGCAAGCACAGCCATGGAATCTTCAGCAATGTATTGAATGGGCATTGCAGCACAATATTCAAGTAAAACAAAATATTCTGAATGAAAAATCTTCGGAAGAATCGCTTCTTCAAAGCCGGGCGCAGCTTCTTCCCAGCTTAAACGGCAATGCTTCCAATTCCTACAACAGCGGAAAAAAAATTGATCCGTTCACCAATCAATTTACCAGCAGCGGATTTACTCTTTCGCAAAATTTTTCCCTCAGCACAAGCATGACTTTGTTTAGCGGATTTTCAAATCTGAATACTATAAAGCAGAATCAATACACCACGCTCGCCAGCCAATACGATGTTCAGAAAATGCAGAATGATATTTCCTTGCAGGTTGCCTCTGCCTACTTGCAAATCCTGCTGGCACAGGAACTTCTTTCCGTTGCCCAGAATCAGCAAGACATTACAAAACTTCAGGTGGAACGCACGCAAAAATTAGTAGATGTGGGAAATCTTCCGAAGGGAAATTTGTTCGACATTCAGGCGCAATTTGCCAGCGAAGGCGTGAATGTGGTGAATGCCGAAAATAGTTTGGCTCTTGCTTCGCTCAATCTTGTTCAAATGCTGAATCTCGATACGATAAAAAATTTTTCTATTGCGAAACCCGAAATCACTTTGCCAGCAGATGTTATTTTAAACACAACACCCGCCCAAGTATATGAGGCCGCATCTTCAAAAATGCCGGAAATCAAAAGTGCAGAATTCAAACTAAGAAGTTCTGAAAAAAGCATTGCGGTTGCGCGTGCAGGAATGTTTCCCAAATTAAGCGTGAGCGCATCCTACGGCACGGGTTATTCTGGCGCAAGCAAAGAAATAAAATCTGTTGTGCCCGATGGCTATGACACAACCGGCTTCACCACCGGAGGTCAATATGTTCTTGCTCCAAAATTTTCTTACGATTATCAGCCGATTCCTTATTCCACGCAGTATAAAAATAATGTGAACAAGAGTGTGGGATTTTATCTTTCCGTTCCGCTGTTTAATAATATGCAAACGCATACTGCAGTTCAGCGCGCAAAAATTTCTATGCAAAGTGCGCAACTTACTTTGCAATTACAAAAAGATAATTTGCGGAAAACCATTCAACAATCGTATAACGATGCCATGTCTGCTATGAAAAAATTTTCGGCAACACAAAAAGCAGTCAGCGCCATGGAGGAATCTTTCAAATATATGGAACAGCGATTTACAGTGGGCGCAGCCACTTCCACCGAATACAACGATTCAAAAAATAAACTCATCAAAGCAAAATCGGATTTGCTGCAATCAAAATACGATGCAGTTTTCAAAATGAAAGTTTTAGATTTTTACCAGGGGAAACCCATAACTCTTTAG
- a CDS encoding T9SS type A sorting domain-containing protein, with the protein MKNIFTLASLLAIFTSAFSQVTVLQNDFNSYVGTTATVQQGWYYSWNTAASTSGGPSYYTSASYSGAAPNAYKLGGVNGQKDTIITPSFWGADSVSFWCRGAGVPYKQQDTLDIYESPDSSSWTLVVEKDSLPTAGTTLTYSIQPTTNHLMFIYKRATVNGGSVAFDDVMVLSNAVGISAPQSISEINIFPTVSNGFFRIESSEKIQSIEAYTIAGEKIFSFLPSSQRSIPVDASSHPDGIYLLSLKTNSGIITKKIIISR; encoded by the coding sequence ATGAAAAATATTTTTACTCTCGCTTCGCTTCTTGCAATTTTTACTTCGGCATTTTCCCAGGTAACCGTTTTGCAAAACGATTTCAATTCCTATGTTGGCACAACTGCAACTGTTCAGCAGGGATGGTATTATTCGTGGAACACTGCCGCTTCTACTTCTGGGGGACCTTCTTACTATACAAGCGCATCCTATTCGGGAGCAGCGCCCAACGCATATAAATTAGGAGGCGTGAATGGACAAAAAGATACCATCATTACTCCTTCTTTCTGGGGGGCTGACTCGGTTTCTTTCTGGTGCCGAGGTGCAGGTGTTCCTTACAAGCAGCAGGACACGCTTGATATTTATGAATCGCCTGACAGCAGCAGTTGGACATTGGTAGTTGAAAAAGATTCTCTTCCAACTGCAGGAACAACGCTCACGTATTCCATTCAGCCCACCACAAATCATTTGATGTTTATTTATAAGCGCGCAACAGTTAACGGAGGAAGTGTTGCTTTTGATGATGTGATGGTGCTTTCAAATGCTGTGGGAATTTCTGCTCCGCAATCAATTTCAGAAATAAATATTTTCCCAACAGTATCGAATGGTTTTTTCAGGATTGAATCGTCAGAAAAAATTCAGAGCATAGAAGCATATACTATAGCAGGAGAAAAAATATTTTCCTTCCTTCCTTCTTCTCAACGTTCAATTCCGGTTGATGCTTCGTCTCATCCCGATGGAATTTATCTTCTGTCATTGAAAACAAATTCCGGAATTATTACAAAAAAAATAATTATCAGCCGATAA